One region of Salvia miltiorrhiza cultivar Shanhuang (shh) chromosome 3, IMPLAD_Smil_shh, whole genome shotgun sequence genomic DNA includes:
- the LOC131016691 gene encoding LOW QUALITY PROTEIN: transcription factor bHLH143-like (The sequence of the model RefSeq protein was modified relative to this genomic sequence to represent the inferred CDS: deleted 2 bases in 2 codons) produces MEKHFGSGYDQHLLSSTLNLSGFPFTNGYLNMEPLHRYPYPVEDSTLRNLPPVPGSGFQQLKASEPNRLQNWFDHKQHFHQAFVPASNSASEQKFPAGLSDVERLRSPTIPGQKRFLVFDQSGDKTTLLYSSGVHTPVQFGASQLPNPPSTYNLGKEELRDSYYSLGLNDENFEDNSKDATEDEMHEDTEELDALLCSDDDSDFSEDEETSTGHSPSTMTDNGIPKLVEETGEEVDSFSVPAKRQKLLDGSDVAPSSRYDGSSLKTFAYSELESDAESSCGSRKEELYIRSGCKRSRKDKIHETVSILQSIIPDANGKDAIVVIDQAIHYLRSLKVKAKALGLDAL; encoded by the exons ATGGAAAAGCATTTCGGATCCGGGTATGATCAGCATCTGCTGTCATCTACTCTGAATCTGTCGGGATTTCCCTTCACCAACGGCTATCTGAATATGGAACCACTTCATAGGTACCCTTACCCCGTCGAAGATTCCACATTGAGAAATCTTCCTCCGGTTCCGGGTTCTGGTTTCCAACAGTTGAAGGCAAGTGAACCAAATAGGTTGCAGAATTGGTTTGACCATAAGCAACATTTCCACCAAGCctttgttcctgcatcgaactCTGCATCTGAACAGAAGTTTCCTGCAGGCCTATCTGATGTCGAACGACTCAGAAGCCCTACTATACCTGGTCAAAAGAGGTTTCTCGTATTTGATCAATCCGGTGATAAAACCACCCTCTTATACAGCTCCGGGGTTCATACTCCCGTTCAGTTTGGAGCTTCTCAGTTGCCAAATCCTCCCTCCACCTACAATTTGGGTAAGGAGGAA CTGAGGGATAGCTACTATTCGTTAGGTTTGAACGACGAGAATTTCGAAGACAACTCGAAAGATGCCACAGAAGATGAAATGCATGAAGACACAGAAGAACTGGATGCCCTTCTCTGCTCTGATGATGACAGCGATTTCTCCGAGGATGAGGAGACGAGCACCGGTCATTCGCCTAGTACCATGACTGACAATGGCATACCAAAACTAGTTGAGGAAACTGGCGAAGAAGTTGATAGCTTTTCCGTACCAGCCAAAAGGCAAAAGCTTTTGGATGGAAGCGATGTTGCCCCATCAAGCAGGTATGATGGGAGCTCTTTGAAAACCTTTGCCTACTCTGAACTAGAAAGTGATGCTGAGTCGAGCTGTGGTAGTCGTAAGGAGGAATTATATATCCGGTCGGGCTGCAAAAGGTCGAGGAAG GACAAAATACACGAAACTGTGAGCATTCTGCAGAGCATAATCCCTGATGCTAATGGGAAAGATGCAATTGTTGTGATTGATCAAGCCATTCACTACTTGAGATCTTTGAAGGTGAAAGCCAAGGCTTTGGGGCTTGACGCCCTTTGA